In Blautia sp. SC05B48, a single genomic region encodes these proteins:
- the folE gene encoding GTP cyclohydrolase I FolE: MVDKAKVEEAIKLLLEGIGEDVDREGLQGTPERIARMCEEIYGGLDNEADEHLQKQFHVENNEMVLEKDITFYSMCEHHLMPFYGKAHIAYIPNGKVTGLSKLARTVDVYARRPQIQERLTVQIADALERVLAPKGIMVMLEAEHTCMTMRGIKKPGSKTVTTVTRGEFKENMELQKQFLAMVKD; the protein is encoded by the coding sequence ATGGTAGACAAAGCAAAAGTTGAAGAGGCGATCAAGCTTCTTCTCGAAGGAATCGGCGAAGATGTAGACAGAGAGGGACTGCAGGGAACTCCGGAACGTATCGCCCGTATGTGCGAGGAAATTTATGGCGGACTTGATAATGAAGCGGATGAACATCTTCAGAAACAGTTTCATGTAGAGAACAATGAAATGGTTCTGGAAAAGGATATTACCTTTTATTCCATGTGTGAACATCATCTTATGCCTTTTTACGGAAAAGCTCATATCGCATATATCCCAAATGGCAAGGTTACCGGCTTAAGCAAGCTGGCCCGTACCGTTGATGTGTACGCAAGAAGACCGCAGATCCAGGAACGTCTGACTGTGCAGATCGCAGATGCGCTGGAACGTGTCCTCGCTCCAAAGGGAATCATGGTTATGCTGGAAGCGGAGCATACCTGCATGACCATGCGTGGAATCAAAAAGCCGGGAAGCAAAACGGTTACGACTGTCACCAGAGGTGAATTCAAAGAAAATATGGAGCTCCAGAAACAGTTCCTTGCTATGGTTAAGGACTGA
- a CDS encoding HD domain-containing protein — protein sequence MDRVNQIWNHPLYQNELNKLQLLEADREFCRHTPEHFLDVARLAYIRALEENAPVSKELIYCTALLHDIGRARQYEDGTPHDEAGAAIAGQILNELGFSMEEIEVIVSAIRGHRAQTDQTVLGKLLYTADKSSRNCFSCKAEPECYWSPAKKNMTIQY from the coding sequence ATGGACAGAGTAAATCAGATCTGGAATCATCCGCTCTATCAGAATGAGCTTAATAAGCTTCAGTTGCTGGAAGCTGACCGTGAATTCTGCAGACATACACCGGAGCATTTTTTGGATGTGGCACGCCTTGCCTATATCAGAGCACTTGAGGAAAATGCTCCTGTTTCAAAGGAACTGATCTACTGTACTGCTCTTCTTCACGATATCGGACGGGCCAGACAGTATGAAGATGGTACGCCTCATGATGAGGCCGGCGCTGCTATTGCCGGACAGATCTTAAATGAGCTTGGATTTTCTATGGAAGAAATCGAAGTGATCGTTTCGGCAATACGTGGTCACAGAGCTCAGACGGATCAGACAGTTCTTGGAAAACTGCTTTATACTGCGGACAAAAGCTCCAGAAACTGTTTTTCCTGTAAAGCAGAGCCGGAATGTTACTGGTCTCCTGCCAAAAAAAATATGACGATCCAATATTAG
- the rpsU gene encoding 30S ribosomal protein S21, producing the protein MSNVIVKENETLDSALRRFKRSCAKAGIQQEIRKREHYEKPSVRRKKKSEAARKRKYN; encoded by the coding sequence ATGTCAAACGTTATCGTAAAAGAGAACGAGACTTTAGATAGCGCTCTTCGCAGATTCAAGAGAAGCTGTGCTAAGGCGGGAATCCAGCAGGAAATCCGTAAGAGAGAGCATTACGAGAAGCCAAGCGTTCGTCGTAAGAAAAAATCTGAAGCCGCAAGAAAACGTAAATATAATTAA
- the rnhA gene encoding ribonuclease HI, giving the protein MQVKIYTDGAARGNPDGPGGYGAVLQYIDTKGQLHERELSRGYKKTTNNRMELMAAIVALEALNRPCQVDLYSDSKYLVDAFNQHWIDSWLKKNWKRGKNEDVKNVDLWKRLLKAKEQHQVSFHWVKGHADNPLNERCDQLATSAADGNDLYVDEGING; this is encoded by the coding sequence ATGCAGGTAAAAATCTACACTGATGGTGCAGCCCGGGGAAATCCGGACGGACCGGGAGGCTACGGAGCGGTTCTTCAGTATATTGATACCAAAGGTCAGTTACATGAACGTGAGCTATCCAGAGGATACAAAAAAACTACAAACAACCGGATGGAGTTAATGGCAGCTATCGTAGCGCTGGAAGCACTGAACCGTCCCTGCCAGGTGGATCTGTATTCCGATTCCAAGTATCTGGTAGATGCTTTTAATCAGCACTGGATCGATTCCTGGCTGAAGAAAAACTGGAAACGTGGAAAAAACGAAGATGTGAAGAACGTAGATCTCTGGAAACGCCTTTTAAAGGCCAAGGAGCAGCATCAGGTAAGCTTCCACTGGGTTAAGGGACATGCGGATAATCCGTTAAATGAACGGTGTGATCAGCTTGCCACATCAGCGGCAGACGGCAATGACCTTTACGTAGATGAGGGAATAAATGGCTAA
- the alaS gene encoding alanine--tRNA ligase: MKKYGVNELRKMFLDFMESKGHLVMKSFSLVPQGDKSLLLINAGMAPLKPYFTGAEKPPRTRVTTCQKCIRTGDIENVGKTARHGTFFEMLGNFSFGDYFKREAIHWSWEFLTEVVGLDADRLYPSIYQDDDEAFDIWNKEVGIPSERIFRFGKEDNFWEHGAGPCGPCSEIYYDRGEKYGCGKPGCTVGCDCDRYMEVWNNVFTQFENDGNGNYTTLKQKNIDTGMGLERLAVVVQDVDSIFDVDTICALRNLVCEIAHKEYEKNYADDVSIRLITDHIRSATFMISDGIMPTNEGRGYVLRRLIRRAARHGRLLGIEGTFLAKLSAQVIESSKAGYPELEEKKEFIFRVLTNEENQFNKTIDQGLRILSDMEEDMKKAGEKTLSGDNAFKLYDTYGFPLDLTKEILEEKGYGIDEEGFQKAMEEQRVKARTAREVTNYMGADATVYDDIDVNVTTEFVGYDHLTFDSKVTVLTTETEIVDSLTEGQKGTVFVEQTPFYATMGGQEGDTGVIETANGKFVVEDTIKLRGGKFGHVGHMESGMISSGETVSLQVNEEARKDTEKNHSATHLLQKALKTVLGSHVEQKGSLVTPDRLRFDFAHFQAMTAEEIQATEDIVNKEIQAGLDVHTDVMDVEEAKKSGAMALFGEKYDQKVRVVSMGDFSKELCGGTHVKNTSSIMLFKIVSESGIAAGVRRIEALTGKAVIEYYRKQEELLHEAAKALKANTAEVVEKISHLQAEVKALQSENESLKSKAAQSALGDVMDKVVEVNGVKLLAAKVEGVDMNGLRDLGDKLKEQLGEGVVLLAAVNDGKVNLLAMATDAAQKAGAHAGNLIKAVAAIVGGGGGGRPNMAQAGGKNPEKAQEAMDAAAGILEKQLTK, from the coding sequence ATGAAAAAGTACGGAGTGAACGAACTTCGTAAGATGTTCCTTGACTTTATGGAAAGCAAGGGCCATCTTGTAATGAAAAGCTTTTCCCTGGTTCCTCAGGGAGATAAGAGTCTTCTGCTGATCAACGCAGGTATGGCTCCGCTGAAACCATATTTTACAGGTGCTGAGAAGCCGCCAAGAACAAGAGTGACAACCTGCCAGAAATGTATCCGTACCGGAGATATCGAGAACGTAGGTAAAACCGCACGTCACGGTACTTTCTTTGAAATGCTTGGTAACTTTTCTTTTGGTGATTACTTCAAGAGAGAAGCCATCCACTGGTCCTGGGAGTTTCTTACAGAGGTTGTAGGACTTGATGCAGACCGTCTCTACCCATCCATTTACCAGGATGATGATGAAGCCTTCGATATCTGGAACAAAGAGGTAGGGATTCCGTCTGAACGTATTTTCCGTTTCGGAAAAGAAGATAATTTCTGGGAGCATGGAGCAGGTCCGTGTGGTCCATGTTCTGAGATCTATTATGACCGCGGAGAGAAATACGGCTGCGGCAAACCCGGATGCACGGTAGGCTGCGACTGCGACCGTTACATGGAAGTATGGAACAACGTTTTCACACAGTTCGAGAACGATGGAAACGGAAACTACACAACCCTGAAACAGAAAAACATCGATACCGGTATGGGACTTGAGCGTCTTGCTGTAGTTGTTCAGGATGTAGATTCTATTTTTGATGTAGATACAATTTGTGCACTCCGTAATCTTGTATGCGAGATCGCACATAAAGAATATGAGAAAAACTACGCAGATGATGTTTCCATCCGTCTGATCACGGACCATATCCGTTCCGCAACATTTATGATCTCCGATGGAATCATGCCTACCAATGAGGGACGTGGATATGTTCTCCGTCGTCTGATCCGCCGTGCAGCACGTCATGGACGTCTTCTCGGTATTGAGGGGACTTTCCTTGCCAAATTAAGTGCACAGGTAATTGAGAGCTCCAAAGCCGGATATCCGGAGCTTGAGGAGAAGAAAGAGTTCATCTTCCGTGTACTCACAAATGAGGAGAATCAGTTCAACAAAACTATCGATCAGGGACTTCGCATCCTTTCCGACATGGAAGAGGATATGAAAAAAGCAGGTGAAAAGACTCTTTCCGGTGACAACGCATTCAAGCTTTATGATACGTACGGATTCCCTCTTGACCTTACAAAAGAGATTCTTGAGGAGAAAGGCTACGGCATTGACGAGGAAGGCTTCCAGAAGGCAATGGAAGAGCAGAGGGTCAAGGCACGTACTGCTCGTGAAGTAACCAACTATATGGGTGCAGACGCAACCGTATACGATGATATCGATGTAAACGTAACAACAGAATTCGTCGGCTACGATCATCTTACCTTTGATTCCAAGGTTACTGTCCTTACCACAGAAACAGAAATCGTAGATTCTCTCACAGAGGGACAGAAGGGTACCGTATTTGTAGAGCAGACTCCTTTCTATGCAACAATGGGCGGACAGGAAGGTGATACCGGTGTGATCGAGACTGCAAACGGTAAATTTGTTGTTGAGGACACCATCAAACTCCGCGGTGGCAAATTCGGTCATGTAGGACATATGGAATCCGGTATGATTTCCTCAGGTGAGACAGTATCCCTGCAGGTAAACGAAGAAGCAAGAAAAGATACCGAGAAAAACCACAGTGCAACACATCTTCTTCAGAAAGCACTGAAAACTGTTCTTGGTTCCCACGTAGAGCAGAAGGGTTCTCTGGTAACTCCGGACAGACTTCGTTTTGACTTTGCTCATTTCCAGGCAATGACAGCAGAAGAGATCCAGGCAACAGAAGATATTGTAAACAAAGAGATCCAGGCAGGTCTTGATGTCCATACCGATGTCATGGATGTGGAAGAAGCAAAGAAATCCGGAGCAATGGCTCTCTTTGGTGAGAAATATGACCAGAAGGTACGTGTAGTATCCATGGGAGACTTTTCCAAAGAGCTCTGTGGTGGTACTCATGTAAAGAATACAAGCTCCATCATGCTCTTTAAGATCGTTTCCGAATCCGGTATCGCAGCTGGTGTACGCCGTATTGAGGCACTTACCGGCAAAGCAGTTATCGAATATTACAGAAAGCAGGAAGAGCTTCTCCATGAGGCTGCAAAAGCATTAAAGGCCAATACAGCCGAGGTTGTAGAAAAGATCAGCCACCTGCAGGCTGAGGTAAAGGCTCTTCAGAGCGAAAATGAATCCCTCAAGAGCAAAGCTGCCCAGAGTGCACTTGGCGATGTCATGGATAAAGTCGTTGAAGTAAACGGCGTAAAACTCCTTGCAGCCAAAGTTGAAGGCGTTGACATGAACGGTCTCAGAGACCTGGGTGATAAACTGAAAGAGCAGCTTGGTGAAGGTGTTGTCCTTCTTGCAGCAGTAAACGACGGCAAGGTTAATCTTCTTGCAATGGCAACGGATGCAGCTCAGAAAGCAGGCGCTCATGCAGGAAACCTGATCAAAGCAGTGGCAGCGATCGTTGGCGGTGGCGGCGGCGGACGTCCGAACATGGCACAGGCCGGCGGAAAGAATCCGGAAAAGGCTCAGGAAGCTATGGACGCAGCAGCAGGAATCCTTGAAAAACAGCTCACAAAATAA
- a CDS encoding metal-sensing transcriptional repressor, producing MSEKKVCPCCCEKHTARSEEEKKKLINRLKRIEGQIRGIIGMMENDAYCNDILIQSAAVNAAVNAFNKELLASHIRTCVARDIREGKDETIDELVATLQKLMK from the coding sequence ATGTCTGAAAAGAAAGTCTGTCCCTGCTGCTGTGAAAAACACACTGCACGTTCAGAAGAGGAGAAAAAAAAGCTGATCAACCGTCTGAAACGTATTGAAGGCCAGATCAGAGGCATTATAGGAATGATGGAGAATGATGCCTACTGTAATGATATCTTAATCCAGTCTGCCGCAGTCAATGCTGCAGTCAATGCGTTCAACAAAGAGCTGCTTGCCAGCCACATCCGCACCTGCGTTGCCCGAGATATCCGGGAAGGTAAGGATGAGACCATTGATGAGCTGGTAGCAACCCTCCAGAAGCTGATGAAATAA
- the cls gene encoding cardiolipin synthase: MNLFIKLIIKPLRSLLKLLFNRIFYVALALVVQLAWLLIALFRLMEYSRWVTIGMQAIGFLVVLWIVNKKINPSYKLAWTMLILIFPVFGVSLYLLFGKSRIGTVMEQHYQNLIDETAEYLEGSELTRKRLNEDDRSMRIQSDYIWQYSRYPVHENTTAEYFQVGDDMFPVLVHELEQAKHFIFIEYFIINDGVMWQTILNILEKKAKEGVDVRLIYDGFGCLTTLPYKYDQEMRQRGIKCEVFNRFRPILNIIQNNRDHRKICVIDGWTGFTGGINLADEYINQRKRFGHWKDTAVMLKGEGVWNMTAMFLYMWGIVTRTDTSLDFGNYVPHRWHPNEFPGSGYVQPFCDSPLDDEIVGENVYLNIINRAKNYVYICTPYLIIDNEMMTALCLAAKSGVDVRIMTPGIPDKKMVFLLTQSYYKQLLEAGVKIYEYQPGFLHAKSFVCDDKVGVVGTINLDYRSLYLHFEDGVWMYKNDVILDIRDDFTETLEYCDPIDLAFCQKRNIVVRAIQNVLRVFAPLL; this comes from the coding sequence ATGAATTTGTTTATTAAACTGATTATCAAACCATTGCGATCGCTCCTTAAATTATTATTTAATCGAATTTTTTATGTAGCTCTGGCTCTTGTTGTACAGCTGGCGTGGCTGCTGATCGCCCTTTTCCGGCTTATGGAATACTCCAGATGGGTGACGATCGGAATGCAGGCCATAGGTTTTCTGGTTGTTCTGTGGATCGTAAATAAAAAGATCAATCCATCCTATAAGCTCGCCTGGACGATGCTGATCCTTATTTTTCCGGTATTTGGTGTTTCCCTGTACCTTCTTTTCGGTAAATCAAGGATCGGTACTGTGATGGAACAGCATTATCAGAATCTTATTGATGAAACTGCAGAATACTTGGAAGGCTCAGAGCTCACAAGAAAACGTTTAAACGAAGACGACCGTTCCATGAGAATCCAGTCGGATTATATCTGGCAATATTCCAGATATCCGGTTCACGAGAATACCACAGCAGAGTATTTCCAGGTAGGAGATGATATGTTTCCGGTTCTGGTGCATGAACTGGAGCAGGCAAAGCATTTTATTTTTATCGAATATTTCATCATAAATGACGGGGTAATGTGGCAGACGATCCTTAATATCCTTGAAAAAAAGGCTAAAGAAGGAGTGGATGTCCGATTGATCTATGACGGCTTCGGCTGCCTTACCACATTGCCATACAAGTATGATCAGGAGATGCGCCAGCGGGGGATCAAATGCGAAGTATTCAACCGATTCCGTCCGATTCTTAATATTATCCAGAATAACCGTGACCACCGTAAGATCTGTGTGATCGATGGCTGGACCGGTTTTACCGGCGGCATCAACCTGGCTGACGAATATATCAATCAGCGAAAACGGTTTGGCCACTGGAAGGATACAGCCGTTATGCTGAAAGGAGAAGGCGTCTGGAATATGACAGCTATGTTCCTGTATATGTGGGGAATCGTTACCAGAACAGATACTTCTCTTGATTTCGGAAATTATGTTCCGCACAGGTGGCACCCCAACGAATTTCCGGGAAGCGGTTATGTCCAGCCATTTTGCGATTCCCCCCTGGACGATGAGATCGTAGGAGAGAACGTTTATCTTAATATTATCAATCGCGCCAAAAACTATGTTTATATCTGCACGCCATATCTGATCATAGATAATGAGATGATGACCGCCCTGTGCCTCGCTGCAAAAAGCGGTGTAGATGTCCGGATCATGACACCAGGCATCCCGGACAAAAAAATGGTCTTCCTGCTGACACAGTCTTATTATAAACAGCTTCTGGAAGCAGGTGTAAAGATCTACGAATACCAGCCGGGATTCTTACATGCAAAATCTTTTGTCTGCGATGACAAAGTAGGCGTCGTAGGAACCATAAATCTGGATTACCGAAGCCTTTATCTACATTTTGAAGATGGTGTCTGGATGTATAAGAATGATGTGATCCTGGACATTCGGGATGATTTTACAGAAACCCTGGAGTACTGTGATCCCATTGATCTGGCATTCTGCCAGAAGAGAAATATTGTGGTACGTGCCATTCAGAACGTACTGAGAGTTTTTGCACCGCTATTATAA
- a CDS encoding cell wall hydrolase, with protein sequence MKSFRTKKWLKGLMLAMLMIVGSTVFSASAKEVQAATAGFKTIGGKTYYIKSDGSKQKGWMTLGGYKYYFNTKTGVQVKGWMKVNGKYTYYFTKGKGVMATGWMTDSKGHKRYFNPKTGKLTTGWINCSNGRKRYFTKGGGIMATGWLTNSKGQKRYFYKTSGYMATKWVKNKSKNISYYFAPDTGYMCTGLKTIDQKKYYFKSNGVMAVSTSVTVNGITYSIAANGVATAKTTKPNVNVSNGNVKVYDTKNSRYYTMVKEYKSHPGIVNGKTSDEALLAALCESEAGDQGKIGMEAVALCVLNRTIKSDREFPSTIRGVIYENIGSSTTPQYSVVRNGALLKRLNGQFENRTLAYQAAREAMTIFNKHVTSGKARTLSGFKQKDFNYMYFMMTSYFWNQNLNFSKVKYETYKGHTFFVDWV encoded by the coding sequence ATGAAGAGTTTCAGAACAAAAAAATGGCTGAAGGGTCTGATGCTTGCCATGCTGATGATCGTGGGAAGCACAGTCTTTTCTGCTTCTGCAAAAGAGGTACAGGCTGCCACTGCAGGCTTTAAAACTATCGGTGGAAAAACATACTACATAAAAAGTGACGGGAGCAAGCAGAAAGGCTGGATGACCCTGGGCGGATACAAGTACTACTTTAACACAAAGACCGGAGTACAGGTAAAGGGCTGGATGAAGGTCAATGGCAAATATACATACTATTTTACAAAAGGCAAGGGTGTTATGGCAACCGGCTGGATGACAGATTCCAAAGGCCATAAGCGTTATTTCAATCCCAAAACAGGTAAGCTTACCACAGGCTGGATAAACTGCAGCAATGGAAGAAAGCGTTATTTCACAAAAGGCGGAGGCATTATGGCAACCGGCTGGCTCACCAACAGCAAAGGGCAGAAACGTTATTTTTACAAAACTTCCGGTTATATGGCGACCAAATGGGTAAAAAACAAATCCAAAAATATCAGCTACTATTTTGCTCCTGATACCGGTTATATGTGCACCGGTCTGAAAACCATCGATCAGAAAAAATATTATTTTAAATCCAACGGTGTCATGGCAGTAAGTACCTCCGTGACAGTGAATGGAATTACATACTCCATCGCAGCAAACGGAGTGGCCACTGCGAAGACTACCAAACCAAATGTAAATGTCAGCAATGGAAATGTCAAAGTTTACGATACCAAAAACAGCAGATATTACACTATGGTAAAAGAATATAAGAGCCATCCCGGAATAGTCAACGGCAAGACATCCGATGAAGCACTGTTGGCCGCACTTTGTGAATCAGAGGCAGGAGATCAGGGCAAGATTGGAATGGAAGCAGTAGCACTTTGTGTTCTGAATCGTACGATCAAATCAGACAGAGAATTTCCGTCTACGATCCGCGGTGTGATCTATGAGAATATCGGAAGCAGTACAACTCCGCAGTATTCTGTAGTGAGGAACGGTGCCCTTCTTAAACGACTCAATGGTCAGTTCGAGAACCGTACTCTTGCCTATCAGGCTGCAAGGGAAGCCATGACTATTTTCAATAAACATGTTACTTCCGGCAAAGCCAGAACACTCAGCGGATTTAAACAGAAAGATTTTAATTATATGTATTTCATGATGACCAGCTATTTCTGGAACCAGAATCTGAATTTCAGCAAAGTGAAATATGAAACTTATAAAGGCCATACATTTTTTGTAGACTGGGTATAA
- the miaB gene encoding tRNA (N6-isopentenyl adenosine(37)-C2)-methylthiotransferase MiaB — MKFLVIGGIDLSQNKETEIQLQYIEKCKELLAKSSTKRPTFHIQNEGCQMNSIQTESIAAIMEKMGYEMVDTEDADAVVFNTCTVRENANQKIYGHLGHLKRIKRDHPDMKIVLFGCMMQEHHVVEKIRKDYKYVNLVFGTHNIHKFPELFYRTLQTDDQIIDIWKESDEIVEGMPTSRKYSFKTGVSVMFGCNNFCSYCIVPYVRGREKSREPQAIIREIEELVADGVTEIMLLGQNVNSYGKTLETPVTFAELLKEVEKIEGLKRIRFMTSHPKDLSDELIQTMAESQKICHHLHLPLQSGSSRVLKEMNRRYDKEKYLELVDKIRKAIPDISLTTDIMVGFPGETEEDFQETLDVVRKANYDTAFTFIYSKRSGTPAAGMENQVPEDVVKDRFSRLLTLVQEKGRENSSRFQGSVQEILVEDENREKGTLTGRTQHNLLVHFPGEKDLIGKYVKVSLDTCKGFYYFGHIVEE; from the coding sequence ATGAAATTTTTAGTTATTGGAGGAATTGATTTGAGCCAGAACAAAGAAACAGAGATCCAGCTTCAGTACATTGAAAAATGTAAAGAGCTTCTTGCCAAAAGCAGTACGAAACGTCCCACCTTCCACATCCAGAACGAAGGATGCCAGATGAACTCCATTCAGACAGAGTCTATTGCGGCCATCATGGAAAAAATGGGATATGAAATGGTCGATACCGAGGATGCCGATGCAGTTGTATTTAACACCTGCACAGTCCGGGAAAATGCCAATCAGAAGATTTATGGACATCTTGGACATTTAAAGCGCATCAAACGAGATCACCCGGATATGAAGATCGTACTGTTCGGATGTATGATGCAGGAACATCACGTAGTGGAAAAGATCCGCAAGGATTATAAATATGTAAATCTTGTATTCGGAACCCATAATATCCACAAATTCCCGGAGCTTTTTTACCGGACGCTGCAGACCGACGACCAGATCATTGATATCTGGAAGGAATCCGATGAGATCGTAGAGGGCATGCCAACTTCCCGCAAATACTCCTTCAAAACAGGAGTCAGCGTAATGTTTGGCTGCAATAACTTCTGCAGCTACTGCATCGTTCCTTATGTCCGTGGCCGCGAAAAGAGCCGCGAGCCACAGGCCATCATCCGCGAGATCGAAGAACTGGTGGCAGATGGCGTTACTGAGATCATGCTTCTTGGTCAGAATGTAAACTCCTACGGAAAAACTCTGGAAACACCGGTGACCTTTGCAGAACTTCTGAAAGAGGTGGAAAAGATCGAAGGGCTGAAGCGTATCCGTTTTATGACTTCACATCCGAAGGATCTTTCCGACGAACTGATCCAGACCATGGCAGAGAGCCAGAAGATCTGTCACCATCTGCATCTTCCGCTGCAGTCCGGAAGCAGCAGAGTCTTAAAAGAAATGAACCGCCGTTACGACAAGGAGAAATATCTGGAACTGGTAGATAAGATTCGTAAGGCAATCCCGGATATTTCACTGACAACAGATATCATGGTCGGATTTCCGGGAGAAACAGAAGAAGATTTCCAGGAAACACTGGATGTTGTAAGAAAAGCAAATTACGATACCGCCTTCACATTTATTTATTCCAAACGAAGCGGAACCCCTGCTGCCGGCATGGAAAATCAGGTACCGGAGGATGTGGTAAAAGACCGTTTCAGTCGTCTTCTTACTCTGGTACAGGAAAAGGGCCGGGAAAATTCCTCCCGTTTCCAGGGAAGCGTACAGGAAATCCTGGTAGAAGATGAAAACCGGGAGAAGGGCACTCTTACTGGCCGTACCCAGCATAATCTTCTGGTTCATTTCCCGGGAGAAAAAGATCTCATCGGCAAATATGTAAAAGTAAGCCTGGATACCTGCAAGGGATTCTATTATTTCGGACATATCGTGGAAGAGTAA
- the tyrS gene encoding tyrosine--tRNA ligase encodes MTVWEELKARGLIAQVTDEDEIKEMVNNGKATFYIGFDPTADSLHVGHFMALCLMKRLQMAGNRPIALLGGGTGMIGDPSGRTDMRQMLTKETIQHNIDCFKQQMSRFIDFSDGKALMVNNADWLMNLNYVELLREVGAHFSVNRMLTAECYKQRMERGLSFLEFNYMIMQSYDFYMLYQKYGCNMQFGGDDQWSNMLGGTELIRRKLGKDAYAMTITLLLNSEGKKMGKTQSGAVWLDPNKTSPFDFYQYWRNVDDADVIKCMRLLTFLPLEEIDEMAKWEGSELNKAKEILAYQLTELVHGEEEAKKAQEGARALFSGADTSHMPTTELSEEDFDEEGKIDLITLLVKAELVPSRSEGRRAIQQGGVSIDGEKLTDIYHTVEKDAFAGDGIVLKRGKKKFKKICVK; translated from the coding sequence ATGACAGTTTGGGAAGAACTGAAAGCACGTGGCCTGATCGCACAGGTTACAGACGAAGATGAGATCAAAGAGATGGTAAATAACGGGAAAGCCACATTCTATATCGGCTTTGACCCTACAGCAGACAGCCTTCATGTAGGTCACTTCATGGCTCTTTGCCTGATGAAAAGGCTGCAGATGGCAGGAAACCGTCCGATCGCCCTTCTTGGCGGCGGAACAGGAATGATCGGTGACCCGTCCGGAAGGACCGATATGCGCCAGATGCTGACAAAAGAAACCATCCAGCACAATATTGACTGCTTCAAGCAGCAGATGAGCCGTTTCATCGATTTCTCTGATGGAAAAGCTCTTATGGTAAACAATGCTGACTGGCTTATGAACCTTAACTATGTAGAGCTTCTCCGTGAGGTAGGCGCTCACTTTTCCGTAAACCGTATGCTGACAGCAGAGTGCTACAAACAGCGTATGGAGCGAGGCTTAAGCTTCCTGGAATTTAACTACATGATCATGCAGAGCTACGACTTCTACATGCTGTACCAGAAATATGGCTGCAACATGCAGTTCGGTGGCGATGACCAGTGGAGCAATATGCTTGGCGGTACTGAGCTGATCCGCCGTAAGCTTGGCAAGGATGCCTATGCCATGACCATCACACTGCTTCTCAATTCTGAGGGCAAAAAAATGGGAAAAACACAGTCCGGAGCTGTATGGCTTGATCCGAATAAGACATCCCCGTTCGATTTCTACCAGTACTGGAGAAATGTAGACGATGCTGACGTTATCAAATGTATGCGTCTTCTTACCTTCCTTCCTCTTGAGGAGATCGACGAGATGGCCAAATGGGAAGGCAGCGAGCTGAACAAAGCCAAGGAGATCCTTGCATACCAGCTGACAGAGCTTGTACACGGTGAGGAGGAAGCCAAGAAAGCACAGGAGGGTGCCCGCGCACTGTTCTCAGGTGCAGATACTTCTCATATGCCTACAACAGAGCTTTCAGAGGAAGATTTTGACGAGGAAGGAAAAATCGACCTGATCACACTTCTTGTAAAAGCAGAGCTGGTACCAAGCCGTTCCGAGGGTCGCCGTGCGATCCAGCAGGGTGGTGTATCCATCGATGGTGAGAAGCTCACCGACATTTACCACACGGTTGAGAAGGATGCTTTTGCAGGGGACGGGATCGTTCTGAAACGAGGCAAGAAAAAATTCAAAAAAATCTGTGTAAAATAA